From the genome of Pukyongia salina, one region includes:
- the hflX gene encoding GTPase HflX, whose protein sequence is MLEKEDIVYEKTILIGLITQQQDEEKATEYLDELEFLAYTAGGEVLKRFVQKMEMPNPKTFIGSGKMDEVEEYVRENDIGTAIFDDELSPAQQKNIERILKCKIIDRTNLILDIFAQRAKTSYARTQVELAQYEYLLPRLAGMWTHLERQRGGIGMRGPGETEIETDRRIVRDRISLLKKKLAKIDRQMEVQRGNRGALVRVALVGYTNVGKSTLMNVISKSEVFAENKLFATLDTTVRKVVIGNLPFLLSDTVGFIRKLPTQLVESFKSTLDEVREADLLLHVVDISHPSFEDHIDSVNQILDEIGSSDKPVLMVFNKIDAFEPEIIESDDLVTEKTTAHYTLEEWKRTWMSRVSGDAIFISALNKENLEEFRKVVYQKVREIHITRFPYNNFLYPEIIE, encoded by the coding sequence ATGTTAGAAAAAGAAGATATAGTATACGAAAAGACGATCCTCATAGGATTGATCACCCAACAGCAGGACGAGGAGAAAGCGACCGAATACCTGGACGAGCTTGAATTCCTCGCCTATACTGCCGGTGGGGAGGTGTTAAAACGATTTGTGCAGAAGATGGAAATGCCCAATCCCAAGACTTTTATTGGTTCCGGGAAAATGGATGAAGTGGAAGAATACGTACGTGAAAATGATATTGGCACTGCCATTTTTGACGATGAACTATCGCCTGCACAGCAAAAGAACATAGAACGTATCCTGAAGTGTAAGATCATCGATCGAACTAACCTTATTCTCGACATCTTCGCTCAAAGGGCAAAAACGAGCTATGCGCGCACCCAGGTGGAACTTGCCCAGTACGAATACTTGCTGCCCAGGCTGGCAGGGATGTGGACTCACCTTGAACGACAACGTGGTGGTATTGGGATGCGTGGTCCCGGGGAAACCGAGATCGAGACGGACAGGCGTATTGTGCGCGACCGCATCTCCTTGCTGAAAAAGAAGCTGGCTAAGATCGACCGCCAGATGGAAGTTCAGCGGGGCAACAGAGGAGCGTTGGTGCGGGTTGCATTGGTGGGATACACCAATGTAGGGAAATCTACACTAATGAATGTTATTAGTAAAAGCGAGGTCTTCGCCGAGAACAAATTATTCGCCACCCTGGATACCACTGTGAGAAAAGTTGTAATTGGTAACCTTCCTTTTTTACTTAGCGACACGGTTGGATTTATACGAAAGTTACCTACCCAGTTGGTAGAATCCTTTAAAAGTACGCTGGACGAGGTTAGGGAAGCCGATCTGCTACTGCATGTTGTGGATATTTCTCATCCTTCCTTCGAGGATCATATCGATTCTGTGAACCAGATCCTGGACGAGATAGGAAGTTCGGATAAACCGGTACTCATGGTGTTTAATAAGATAGATGCCTTCGAACCGGAGATAATAGAGAGTGACGATCTTGTTACCGAAAAGACAACGGCTCATTATACGCTGGAGGAATGGAAACGTACCTGGATGAGCAGGGTAAGTGGAGATGCGATATTTATTTCGGCCCTAAACAAGGAGAATCTGGAGGAATTCCGAAAGGTGGTTTATCAGAAAGTTAGAGAAATACATATTACCCGCTTTCCGTATAATAATTTTCTATATCCAGAGATTATCGAATAA
- a CDS encoding DUF3078 domain-containing protein, with the protein MKKLVILTIFLIAPFALFAQDEEKKDEPKDGWSKSGNISLLFSQAAFNDEWTGGGTSNYAANLSLAYDANYRQGKLAWDNRIMADYGITKTKDQEFTRKTNDRLELNSILGRQINESNWYYSFFMNFRTQFTSGYAYSTDTEGNEIRTETTKLLSPGYIQGGPGFLWKKNDNLKVNIAPATAKLIFVSSEFTDVGTDPALIMAFNDAGGYFGVEANETTRFEFGAAVGAYAKFEVMPNVMLENILNLYSNYLEDPQNVDIDYTLNLVMAVNKWITANASFQAIYDDNAVQGFQIRESLGIGITYGL; encoded by the coding sequence ATGAAAAAACTAGTAATTCTTACAATTTTTTTGATAGCTCCATTCGCCCTGTTTGCACAGGATGAGGAGAAAAAAGACGAACCGAAAGACGGTTGGTCGAAATCCGGTAATATTTCCCTGCTTTTTAGCCAGGCTGCCTTTAATGATGAATGGACCGGTGGCGGTACATCAAACTATGCCGCTAACCTGTCTCTTGCATACGATGCAAATTACCGCCAGGGTAAATTAGCCTGGGATAACCGTATCATGGCCGACTATGGTATAACAAAAACAAAAGACCAGGAGTTTACTCGAAAAACTAACGATAGGTTGGAGTTAAACTCAATTCTAGGGCGCCAGATCAATGAAAGTAATTGGTACTATTCATTTTTTATGAATTTCAGGACTCAGTTTACCTCCGGTTACGCCTATAGTACAGACACTGAAGGAAATGAGATCCGTACCGAAACCACTAAGTTGTTATCTCCCGGTTACATTCAGGGTGGTCCTGGTTTTCTTTGGAAGAAAAACGACAATCTAAAAGTGAACATCGCACCTGCTACGGCCAAATTGATCTTTGTTAGCAGTGAGTTTACCGATGTAGGTACCGATCCGGCTCTAATCATGGCGTTCAATGATGCTGGTGGTTATTTTGGAGTAGAAGCAAACGAAACGACTCGTTTCGAATTTGGTGCTGCCGTAGGGGCATACGCCAAGTTTGAAGTTATGCCTAATGTGATGCTCGAGAATATTCTAAACCTTTATAGCAATTATTTGGAAGATCCACAGAACGTGGACATCGATTATACCCTTAATCTGGTTATGGCCGTTAACAAATGGATAACAGCAAATGCTTCCTTCCAGGCGATCTACGATGATAATGCCGTTCAAGGATTCCAGATTCGTGAATCTCTGGGAATTGGGATCACTTACGGACTTTAA
- a CDS encoding DUF2480 family protein — protein MADEIINRVANSKLITFDLEDHYPEGDRVFLDISEWLFEGIVLREKEFRNYVKNHDWSVYNNAYLAVGCTSEAIVPAWAYMLVSLHAAKYAKKVVFGDLTTLETILFTEIIDTLDLSEYQDKPVIIKGCTHKPIPQNAYLLLAQKLQKTASSIMYGEACSSVPLYKKK, from the coding sequence ATGGCAGATGAAATTATAAACAGAGTTGCAAACAGCAAATTGATCACTTTCGATCTGGAGGATCATTATCCCGAAGGTGACCGAGTATTTCTGGATATTTCAGAATGGTTATTTGAAGGTATTGTACTCCGTGAAAAGGAATTCAGAAATTATGTGAAGAACCATGATTGGAGTGTCTATAACAACGCATATCTCGCCGTTGGATGCACTTCAGAGGCGATCGTTCCGGCATGGGCATATATGCTCGTATCGCTGCATGCTGCCAAATATGCCAAGAAAGTGGTTTTTGGGGATCTAACAACCCTGGAAACAATATTATTTACAGAAATTATCGACACACTCGACCTTAGTGAATACCAGGATAAACCTGTGATCATTAAAGGGTGCACCCATAAACCTATTCCGCAAAACGCTTACCTTCTGCTGGCTCAGAAACTTCAAAAGACGGCCAGCAGTATAATGTATGGTGAAGCTTGTTCTTCTGTACCGCTGTATAAGAAGAAGTGA
- a CDS encoding hydroxymethylglutaryl-CoA synthase family protein, with product MSKAGIDAISFYVPPLYVPMQELAAKRDIPYEKLRRGLGLEKMAIPDINEDAASFAANALLSLIRDNEIDPTQIGRIYLGTESAVDGSKPTATYAIEVVEDILSNQYGDRCFKNCDVVDLTFACVGAVDAMHNCLDWVENGENRKAVVIASDLSKYELHSTGEYTQGAGAVAVLLTKDPSLIAISPNWGVATKSVGDFFKPRRFFNKQQLAKELLQQLNGNYSDEELNDLISGTESGFWNEKNELVELFKEEPVFDGQYSNQCYSDRVTEALEHFNEQSSTNFLHDWEYLVFHLPYAYHGRRIIFSNWLDWIEADGRLDELLQEIGPQTDDRKTWERLASKSTMYREFVETRIEKGERASSLIGNMYTASIFMALLSLLRSSYDSKEELSGKKIGFIAYGSGSKSKVFEGTVQKEWKEKIASVNIFNILDKRKAIDVALYEKIHSRIQQTPVHENAGVALSDIETDNENTKGLRKYS from the coding sequence ATGTCGAAAGCCGGAATTGACGCCATCTCATTTTATGTCCCTCCCTTGTATGTGCCAATGCAGGAACTCGCTGCAAAGCGAGATATTCCTTATGAAAAACTTCGAAGAGGTCTTGGTTTGGAAAAAATGGCGATCCCCGATATCAACGAAGATGCCGCCAGTTTTGCAGCCAATGCTCTGCTTAGTCTTATTAGGGATAATGAGATCGATCCCACCCAAATAGGACGTATTTACCTGGGAACGGAAAGTGCGGTTGATGGTTCAAAACCAACAGCTACGTACGCTATAGAAGTTGTTGAAGATATCCTGTCCAACCAATACGGTGACCGTTGTTTTAAAAATTGTGATGTCGTCGACCTCACTTTTGCATGTGTAGGGGCAGTAGATGCCATGCATAATTGCCTGGATTGGGTAGAAAATGGCGAGAATAGAAAAGCGGTAGTTATTGCTTCAGATCTGTCTAAATACGAGCTTCACTCCACAGGCGAATACACCCAGGGAGCCGGTGCTGTAGCGGTACTTCTCACCAAAGATCCATCCCTGATCGCTATAAGTCCAAACTGGGGTGTGGCAACAAAAAGTGTAGGAGACTTTTTCAAGCCGAGACGCTTTTTTAATAAACAGCAGTTGGCCAAAGAGTTGCTACAGCAGCTAAATGGTAATTATTCGGATGAAGAGTTAAACGATCTTATTTCCGGGACCGAATCCGGTTTTTGGAATGAGAAAAACGAATTAGTAGAGTTGTTCAAGGAGGAACCGGTTTTCGACGGACAATACTCCAACCAGTGCTACAGCGATCGCGTAACTGAAGCTCTGGAGCACTTTAACGAACAATCCAGCACCAACTTTCTGCACGACTGGGAATACCTTGTATTTCATTTACCTTATGCATATCATGGGCGAAGGATAATTTTTTCAAACTGGCTGGACTGGATTGAAGCCGATGGTAGACTGGATGAACTGCTACAGGAGATAGGACCACAAACAGACGACAGAAAAACCTGGGAGCGTCTGGCAAGCAAATCCACGATGTACCGTGAATTTGTTGAAACCAGGATCGAAAAAGGAGAACGCGCCTCTTCTTTAATTGGGAATATGTACACGGCTTCGATCTTTATGGCATTGCTCAGCCTGTTAAGGAGTTCTTACGACAGCAAGGAAGAACTATCAGGAAAGAAAATTGGATTCATTGCCTACGGTAGTGGTTCGAAATCGAAAGTTTTTGAAGGGACAGTTCAGAAGGAATGGAAAGAAAAAATTGCTTCGGTAAATATCTTCAATATACTCGACAAGCGTAAAGCCATTGATGTGGCATTATACGAAAAGATCCATAGCAGGATCCAGCAAACCCCGGTTCATGAAAATGCGGGAGTTGCCTTGAGTGATATAGAAACAGACAACGAAAATACCAAAGGCCTCCGAAAGTATTCATAA
- a CDS encoding DUF59 domain-containing protein, which translates to MSTTEIDTTELGEKIVKVLKTIYDPEIPVDIYELGLIYDVFVNEDLEVKILMTLTTPNCPVAESLPLEVEDKVKSIKLVKDAEVEITFDPPWSQDLMSEEAKLELGML; encoded by the coding sequence ATGAGTACAACCGAAATTGACACCACCGAATTAGGTGAGAAAATAGTAAAGGTCCTTAAAACGATCTACGACCCGGAGATCCCGGTTGATATTTATGAGCTTGGTTTGATCTATGATGTGTTTGTTAATGAAGACCTGGAAGTAAAGATCCTCATGACGCTCACAACGCCTAACTGCCCTGTAGCAGAGTCATTGCCTTTGGAAGTAGAAGACAAGGTAAAGTCTATAAAGTTGGTTAAAGATGCGGAAGTTGAGATCACCTTCGATCCACCATGGAGTCAGGATCTAATGAGCGAAGAAGCCAAACTGGAATTGGGTATGCTTTAA
- a CDS encoding SufE family protein: MSIAAIQEELIDEFSLFEDWMDKYEHLIQLGKSLPLIDPHRKTDDKLIKGCQSKVWLDAYLEEDKVIFTADSDAIITKGIIAVLIRVFSGHSPEDIASANTDFIDEIGLKEHLSPTRANGLVSMIKQMKLYAVAFQAQLKK; the protein is encoded by the coding sequence ATGAGCATCGCAGCGATACAAGAAGAATTGATCGATGAGTTCTCCCTTTTCGAAGATTGGATGGATAAATACGAACATCTTATTCAGCTTGGAAAATCACTGCCATTGATAGATCCGCACCGCAAAACCGACGATAAGTTAATTAAAGGTTGTCAAAGTAAGGTGTGGCTGGATGCATACTTAGAAGAGGATAAGGTGATCTTTACCGCCGATAGCGATGCGATTATTACCAAAGGGATCATTGCCGTACTAATTCGAGTTTTCTCGGGCCATAGTCCGGAAGACATCGCCTCTGCCAATACAGATTTCATTGATGAGATCGGGCTGAAGGAACACCTGTCACCTACCCGTGCGAACGGATTGGTGTCTATGATAAAACAAATGAAATTATATGCTGTGGCTTTTCAGGCCCAGCTTAAGAAATAA
- a CDS encoding META domain-containing protein, with protein MKTLISLCIVATLFISCDETKKVIDTAGNVQLAGNYTVTILADELVSQNPPTISFMAYDKTVKGNTGCNSFFGSYTLDLYALSFSDIGSTEMACDEPIMTNENLFLQALRNTGSYSIEDNVLTLFSRNDRSILLKAQKVVNK; from the coding sequence ATGAAAACACTAATCTCACTATGTATTGTTGCAACTTTGTTTATAAGCTGCGATGAAACTAAAAAAGTAATCGACACGGCCGGAAATGTTCAATTAGCAGGTAACTATACTGTTACCATCCTTGCAGATGAATTGGTGTCGCAAAACCCGCCTACCATCTCATTCATGGCTTACGACAAGACTGTAAAAGGTAATACGGGTTGTAACTCGTTCTTCGGAAGCTATACGCTGGACCTGTACGCCCTGTCTTTCTCTGATATTGGTTCTACCGAAATGGCCTGCGACGAGCCCATAATGACCAATGAGAATCTGTTCTTACAAGCCTTGAGAAATACAGGATCTTACTCGATTGAAGATAATGTCCTTACTCTATTTTCAAGAAATGACAGAAGCATATTATTGAAAGCACAGAAAGTAGTAAACAAATAG
- a CDS encoding aminotransferase class V-fold PLP-dependent enzyme: MNIRMAFNVTQIREDFPILKREVNGKPLIYLDNAATSQKPKQVIDSITHYYTHYNANIHRGVHTLSQEATDAYEQARKKIQKHFNIAHGHEVIFTSGTTDGINLVANGFSSFLKTGDEVIVSAMEHHSNIVPWQMLCERTGALLKVIPMSEEGTLILGEYDTLLTEKTKLVFVNHISNALGTINPIEEIIEKAHNYGAAVLVDGAQSCSHIKPDLQALDVDFYVTSAHKMCGPTGVGMLYGKAEWLHKLPPYQGGGEMIAEVTFEKTTYADLPHKFEAGTPNIAGGIAFGTAIDYLNEIGFDAIAQHESQLLEYATAELLKIPGLRIYGTGKDKTSVISFNVEGIHPYDVGTILDKLGIAVRTGHHCAQPIMDFYKIPGTVRASFAFYNTMEEVDALVNAVRQAQNMLS, from the coding sequence ATGAATATCCGGATGGCATTTAACGTGACTCAAATACGAGAAGATTTCCCCATACTTAAACGCGAGGTGAATGGGAAGCCATTGATTTATCTGGACAATGCGGCCACTTCACAAAAACCAAAACAAGTAATAGATAGTATTACACACTATTACACTCACTATAATGCCAATATACATCGTGGTGTACACACCCTTTCCCAGGAAGCCACCGATGCCTACGAACAAGCGCGAAAAAAAATACAAAAGCATTTTAATATCGCTCACGGCCATGAAGTGATCTTTACTTCGGGAACCACAGATGGTATCAACCTGGTTGCAAATGGTTTTTCTTCTTTTCTGAAAACTGGAGACGAAGTTATAGTATCGGCCATGGAGCATCATTCCAATATTGTACCCTGGCAGATGTTGTGTGAAAGAACAGGTGCACTACTGAAAGTGATCCCCATGAGCGAAGAAGGTACACTAATCCTTGGCGAGTATGATACATTGCTTACGGAAAAGACAAAACTCGTTTTCGTGAACCATATATCCAACGCACTGGGAACCATTAATCCCATCGAGGAAATTATTGAAAAGGCACACAATTACGGAGCAGCAGTGTTGGTTGATGGGGCGCAGTCCTGTTCTCATATAAAACCGGATCTACAGGCATTGGATGTGGACTTCTATGTTACCAGTGCACATAAGATGTGTGGACCAACCGGAGTGGGAATGTTGTATGGAAAAGCGGAGTGGTTACATAAATTACCTCCATACCAGGGTGGTGGGGAAATGATCGCTGAAGTAACTTTCGAAAAAACCACTTATGCAGACCTGCCTCACAAATTTGAAGCCGGAACCCCCAATATTGCGGGAGGAATTGCTTTTGGCACAGCGATTGACTATTTAAACGAAATAGGTTTCGATGCGATCGCTCAGCATGAATCTCAACTGTTGGAATATGCTACTGCGGAATTATTAAAAATTCCCGGCTTGCGTATCTATGGTACGGGAAAAGATAAAACTTCAGTAATTTCCTTCAACGTTGAAGGAATACATCCTTATGACGTAGGGACTATACTTGATAAGCTGGGTATCGCCGTAAGAACAGGACATCATTGTGCTCAACCTATCATGGATTTTTATAAGATCCCGGGAACAGTAAGGGCTTCTTTTGCTTTTTACAATACCATGGAGGAAGTAGACGCATTGGTAAACGCTGTTAGGCAAGCCCAAAATATGCTAAGCTAA
- the sufD gene encoding Fe-S cluster assembly protein SufD: MNLKNKLLSSYIAFEDHLEADSPIYDLKSKAIKIFENEGFPSKKMEDWKYTSLNSLLKTDYSLSPKKDHAVEFKDVKQYFLHDIDTYKIVFVDGVYNSFLSETTHDKMDVCLLSAALSKPKYQPVIEAYFNKVAGNDSLTSLNTAFAREGAYIYIPKHREVEKPIEVINFATGNEAALMLQPRNLIIVGENAHVQIIERHQSLSENAVFTNSVTEIFAEKRAYVDYYKIQNDRANASLIDTTYISQEEQSNCRVHTFSFGGKMTRNNLNFYQRGERCDSTLKGITILEGKQHVDHNTLVNHIEPNCESHQDYKGIFGDSSTGVFNGKVVVEREAQKTDAFQQNNNILIDDKATINAKPQLEIFADDVKCSHGCTIGQLDEEALFYLRSRGIAKKEARALLMYAFANNVLESVKIPELKRRINKLIATKIGVHLGFDL, encoded by the coding sequence ATGAATTTGAAAAATAAATTATTATCCTCTTATATCGCCTTCGAAGATCATCTCGAAGCAGACTCCCCTATTTACGACTTAAAGAGCAAGGCTATCAAGATCTTTGAGAACGAAGGATTCCCGTCTAAGAAAATGGAGGATTGGAAATACACCTCTCTAAATTCCCTGTTGAAAACAGATTACAGTCTGTCGCCTAAGAAAGACCACGCCGTCGAATTTAAGGATGTAAAGCAGTATTTCCTGCATGATATCGACACCTACAAAATTGTATTTGTTGACGGTGTTTATAATTCTTTTCTTTCTGAAACTACTCACGACAAGATGGATGTTTGCCTTTTGTCGGCAGCACTCAGCAAACCGAAATATCAGCCTGTAATTGAGGCTTATTTCAATAAAGTTGCAGGAAATGACAGTCTTACATCTCTCAATACCGCTTTTGCACGAGAGGGGGCATATATCTACATTCCGAAACACCGGGAAGTGGAAAAACCTATAGAGGTGATCAATTTCGCAACCGGCAACGAAGCGGCATTGATGCTACAACCTCGTAATCTTATCATTGTTGGTGAAAATGCCCATGTACAAATTATAGAAAGGCACCAAAGTCTTTCCGAAAATGCAGTTTTTACCAATTCGGTCACCGAGATCTTTGCCGAAAAACGTGCCTATGTGGATTACTATAAGATCCAGAACGACAGGGCGAATGCTTCCCTGATAGATACTACTTATATTTCACAGGAAGAACAAAGTAACTGCAGGGTGCATACCTTTTCCTTTGGTGGAAAAATGACAAGGAACAACCTTAATTTCTACCAAAGAGGAGAACGATGTGATTCTACACTAAAAGGAATCACAATTCTTGAAGGAAAACAACATGTAGACCACAATACCCTGGTAAACCATATCGAACCCAATTGTGAAAGTCATCAGGACTACAAAGGGATTTTCGGAGACTCGTCTACCGGTGTATTCAATGGCAAAGTGGTTGTAGAAAGAGAAGCACAGAAAACAGATGCATTTCAGCAAAATAACAACATCCTGATAGACGACAAGGCTACGATAAACGCTAAACCACAGTTGGAGATCTTTGCAGACGACGTAAAATGTTCACATGGTTGTACCATAGGACAGCTGGATGAAGAAGCCTTGTTCTACCTGCGTTCCCGTGGAATAGCGAAAAAGGAGGCCAGAGCACTACTTATGTATGCTTTCGCGAACAATGTGCTGGAGAGTGTAAAGATCCCTGAGTTGAAAAGGCGAATCAATAAACTGATCGCCACCAAGATAGGAGTTCATCTTGGGTTCGACCTTTAA